From the genome of Argentina anserina chromosome 4, drPotAnse1.1, whole genome shotgun sequence, one region includes:
- the LOC126792642 gene encoding probable inactive purple acid phosphatase 1 isoform X1, which translates to MGRLRKMKVLIVVAITLVLAAVQEVKSDGDQPLSKIAIHRAVSALHDDAYVKVSSEVLGVKGETSVWVNLLFFSPHPSNDDWIGVFSPANFSASTCPAENSWMTVPLLCTAPIKFQYANYSSPRYQDTGIGSLKLQLINQRSDFSFALFSGGLKNPKLVGVSSTVIFANPKAPLYPRLAQGKMWNEMTVTWTSGYALGEAAPFVEWGQKGGDLGRSPAGTLTFDRSTMCGAPARTVGWRDPGYIHTAFLKELWPNTVYTYKLGHKLVDGSYIFSKEYRFRASPYPGQNSPQSVVIFGDMGKDEEDGSNEYNNFQKGSLNTTKQLIQDLKNIDIVFHIGDLCYANGYLSQWDQFTAQVEPIASSVPYMVASGNHERDWPNSGSFYGTTDSGGECGVLAQTMFYVPAENREKFWYSTDYGMFRFCIADTEHDWREGTEQYKFIENCFATVDRQKQPWLIFLAHRVLGYSSASFYVAEGSFEEPMGRESLQKLWQKYKVDIAVYGHVHNYERTCPIYENICTSKEKQNYAGNLNGTIHVVAGSGGASLATFAPINTTWSIFKDHDYGFVKMTAFDHSNLLFEYKKSSNGKVYDSFRISKNYRDILACSVDSCPSTSLAS; encoded by the exons ATGGGCAGGTTGAGAAAGATGAAAGTTTTGATTGTGGTTGCAATCACATTGGTGCTTGCAGCAGTTCAAGAGGTGAAGTCTGATGGAGATCAGCCCCTGTCGAAAATCGCAATTCACAGGGCAGTGTCTGCTCTTCATGACGATGCTTATGTTAAAGTTTCCTCTGAGGTTCTTGGAGTGAAG GGTGAAACTTCAGTGTGGGTGAATCTGCTGTTCTTTTCTCCTCACCCTTCAAATGATGATTGGATTGGTGTATTTTCTCCTGCAAATTTCAG TGCTTCAACCTGCCCGGCAGAAAATTCTTGGATGACTGTTCCACTTTTATGTACTGCACCAATTAAG TTCCAGTATGCGAATTACTCTAGTCCAAGGTACCAAGATACAGGGATAGGCTCTTTGAAGTTACAGTTGATTAACCAGAGATCAGACTTCTCTTTTGCACTATTCTCCGGTGGATTGAAAAAT CCAAAGCTGGTGGGAGTCTCAAGTACAGTAATATTCGCTAATCCGAAAGCTCCACTTTATCCACGTTTAGCACAAGGGAAAATGTGGAATGAG ATGACTGTAACATGGACCAGTGGATATGCTCTAGGGGAAGCTGCACCTTTTGTTGAATGGGGTCAGAAAGGAGGAGACCTTGGGAGATCCCCAGCCGGGACTTTGACCTTCGATCGCAGCACAATGTGTG GTGCACCCGCAAGAACAGTAGGATGGCGAGATCCTGGATATATACACACTGCTTTTCTGAAGGAATTGTGGCCCAATACAGT GTATACCTACAAGCTTGGACACAAATTGGTAGATGGTTCATATATTTTCAGTAAAGAATACCGGTTCAGAGCCTCTCCTTATCCTGGCCAAAATTCTCCTCAAAGTGTTGTTATATTTGGTGACATGGGAAAG GATGAAGAGGATGGTTCCAATGAATACAACAATTTTCAGAAGGGGTCTCTCAATACTACTAAGCAGCTTATTCAAGACCTGAAGAACATTGATATTGTGTTCCATATTGGAGATCTATGTTATGCAAATGGTTACTTATCACAATGGGACCAATTTACTGCACAGGTTGAGCCAATAGCATCTTCTGTTCCGTACATGGTTGCAAG TGGAAATCACGAGCGTGACTGGCCGAATTCAGGTTCCTTCTATGGAACTACAGATTCAGGTGGGGAATGTGGCGTCTTAGCCCAGACCATGTTTTATGTTCCTGCTGAGAATAGGGAAAAATTCTG GTATTCAACTGACTATGGCATGTTCCGCTTCTGCATAGCCGACACAGAACATGATTGGAGAGAAGGAACAGAGCAGTACAAGTTCATTGAAAACTGCTTTGCAACAGTTGATAGACAAAAGCAACCATGGTTGATATTTCTTGCACATCGGGTACTGGGTTACTCTTCTGCGAGCTTTTATGTAGCTGAAGGATCATTTGAGGAACCAATGGGAAGGGAGAGCCTTCAGAAACTATGGCAGAAGTACAAGGTTGACATTGCCGTATATGGCCATGTGCACAATTATGAAAGGACGTGTCCCATTTACGAG AATATCTGCACTAGTAAGGAGAAGCAGAATTATGCAGGTAATCTAAATGGGACAATCCACGTGGTTGCCGGTAGTGGAGGAGCGAGCCTCGCAACTTTTGCTCCTATTAATACTACATGGAGTATCTTCAAGGATCATGATTATGGATTTGTCAAAATGACTGCATTTGATCACTCAAACCTTTTGTTTGAGTACAAGAAGAGCAGCAATGGAAAGGTTTACGACTCTTTCAGAATATCCAAGAATTACAGAGACATCTTGGCCTGCAGTGTTGATAGTTGCCCAAGTACATCACTGGCATCTTAA
- the LOC126792646 gene encoding uncharacterized protein LOC126792646, with protein sequence MEELLKNKVFATHALAGVGSVALGTAVTYPLDTVKVIIQASSSSNKQLTTIEVFNRIRSFSGSSGLYSGFWWLAAGRTLGVGARFGIYEILTAFYKDGREDNHVHASEALLAGLIAGFAESLITSPFELMKIRAQITSASRIPKLASLTEKVGVAPLIQKLLHRFTPDKKALNYSVGLLSTLTSKHPNMMTALQDYPWMMTGSGKPPSVFSVRKPSEIISLEGWRSLWRGLRSGVVRDSVFSGIFFGTWQSLHRAMLDWKAVGMNPEPRTDDEIGPLSPFGVSVAAGVSGSVAAAASHCFDTAKCRSQCIVLPKFLSMERKLLKWTTPGRRFERCTGIHPADRNLLFRGIGLRMACSGMASFIMVGSYFLAVNHLA encoded by the exons ATGGAGGAGTTGCTAAAGAACAAGGTTTTCGCAACACATGCACTTGCTGGTGTAGGATCAGTGGCGTTAGGCACAGCTGTTACGTACCCTCTAGATACTGTCAAAGTCATTATTCAG GCGAGTTCAAGTTCAAATAAACAATTGACAACGATTGAGGTTTTCAACAGAATTCGGTCATTTTCGGGAAGCTCAG GCTTGTACAGTGGTTTTTGGTGGTTGGCAGCGGGAAGAACTTTAGGTGTTGGAGCTCGCTTTGGAATCTACGAAATTTTGACAGCTTTTTATAAAG ATGGTCGAGAAGATAACCATGTGCATGCTTCTGAAGCACTCTTAGCAGGACTCATTGCTGGTTTTGCTGAATCACTAATAACCTCTCCCTTTGAACTTATGAAAATCCGTGCCCAGATTACTTCTGCTTCCCGTATTCCAAAGTTGGCCTCTCTGACAGAGAAGGTGGGCGTTGCACCTCTGATACAAAAGTTACTACACAGATTCACTCCAGACAAAAAGGCACTAAACTATTCTGTCGGTCTCTTATCCACCCTAACAAGTAAACATCCCAATATGATGACTGCCTTACAAGACTATCCATGGATGATGACTGGATCTGGGAAGCCACCATCTGTGTTTAGTGTTAGGAAACCATCTGAAATCATCTCTTTGGAAGGATGGCGCTCGTTATGGAGAGGTCTACGGTCAGGAGTTGTTCGGGACTCAGTTTTCAGCGGCATATTCTTTGGTACTTGGCAATCCCTGCACCGAGCAATGCTTGATTGGAAGGCAGTGGGGATGAATCCAGAACCCAG AACGGATGATGAAATTGGTCCACTGTCACCATTTGGTGTTAGTGTTGCGGCTGGAGTTTCTGGTTCAGTTGCCGCAGCTGCCTCTCATTGTTTCGACACTGCCAAGTGTCGATCCCAATGTATTGTGCTGCCCAAG TTTCTCTCCATGGAGAGGAAGCTCCTCAAATGGACAACACCAGGGAGGAGGTTCGAGAGATGCACAGGCATCCACCCCGCGGACAGGAACCTCCTCTTCCGCGGCATTGGTTTGCGCATGGCTTGCAGTGGGATGGCATCATTCATAATGGTGGGAAGCTATTTCCTTGCCGTAAATCATCTCGcctga
- the LOC126792645 gene encoding magnesium transporter MRS2-5: protein MEGSQSPLINFDNPESTYSNNTGNVQFYVNGIRGLAGGVQGLKKRGEGIRGWPGGIEGLKKRGHGNRSWIKIDTIGDSKILELDKATIMRHCSLPARDLRLLDPLFIYPSTILGREKAIVVSLEQIRCIITAEEVILMNSLDRCVLQYNSELCKRLDQANKDQSDDLPFEFRALELALELTCISLEAQVKELELEIYPVLDELATSINTLNLERVRRLKGHLLALTQRVQKVRDEIEQLMDDDGDMAEMYLTEKKQRSACFPSSDLGSLTNSSGDEKVVSKSAPISPVGSISGSQNLQRALSTVNSSRTGSLISSSYSENIDQLEMLLEAYFVVIDHTLSKLLSLKEYIDDTEDFINIKLGNVQNHLIKFELLLTAATFVATMFASVTAVFGMNFAASVFENPSTFSWVLIICGLVCGFLYFAFLIYCRRKRIFPL from the exons ATGGAGGGATCACAAAGTCCATTGATTAATTTTGATAATCCAGAATCCACCTACTCTAATAATACTGGAAACGTTCAGTTTTATGTGAATGGAATTCGTGGTTTGGCTGGTGGTGTCCAGGGACTGAAGAAGAGAGGTGAGGGAATTCGTGGTTGGCCTGGTGGTATCGAGGGTCTGAAGAAGAGAGGTCATGGAAATCGGTCTTGGATAAAGATTGATACAATAGGGGACTCAAAGATTTTGGAGCTTGACAAGGCTACTATTATGAGACATTGTTCTTTGCCTGCCAGAGATCTCCGACTTTTGGACCCTTTGTTCATTTATCCTTCTACAATTTTAGGAAGGGAGAAAGCTATTGTTGTTAGTCTTGAACAGATAAGGTGTATAATCACAGCTGAAGAAGTTATCCTCATGAACTCCCTGGATCGATGTGTTCTTCAGTACAATTCTGAATTATGCAAACGTCTTGATCAGGCAAACAAGGATCAATCTG ATGACTTGCCCTTCGAATTCAGAGCACTGGAGCTGGCGTTGGAACTAACTTGCATTTCTCTGGAAGCTCAG GTAAAAGAACTGGAACTGGAGATATACCCTGTACTGGATGAACTAGCAACATCCATTAACACTCTAAATCTAGAACGTGTCCGTAGACTCAAAGGTCACCTCCTTGCCTTGACACAACGAGTGCAGAAG GTCCGTGATGAAATAGAACAACTCATGGATGACGATGGTGACATGGCTGAGATGTACCTGACTGAGAAGAAACAAAGGTCGGCGTGTTTTCCCTCAAGTGACCTTGGTTCTCTAACTAACTCCTCGGGTGACGAAAAAGTGGTTTCCAAGTCTGCTCCAATTTCACCAGTAGGGTCTATCAGTGGATCACAAAATTTGCAAAGGGCTCTTAGCACTGTGAATTCAAGCAGGACTGGAAGCTTAATTAGTTCATCTTACAGTGAAAACATTGATCAACTAGAAATGCTGCTTGAAGCATACTTTGTTGTCATTGACCATACTCTCAGCAAATTATTATCG CTGAAAGAATACATTGACGATACTGAAGATTTTATTAACATCAAGCTG GGCAATGTTCAGAACCATCTGATAAAATTTGAGTTGCTTCTTACAGCAGCAACCTTCGTGGCTACAATGTTTGCTTCTGTTACAGCAGTATTTGGAATGAACTTTGCAGCCTCTGTTTTTGAGAATCCATCTACGTTCAGTTGGGTTTTGATTATATGTGGTCTTGTCTGTGGGTTCTTGTACTTCGCTTTCCTGATTTATTGTAGGCGCAAAAGGATCTTCCCATTGTAA
- the LOC126791692 gene encoding uncharacterized protein LOC126791692, producing MPSTSETLLLSTVLLLLTPLIHAAPSIINKTCRDTCGTIPVKFPFGTGFGCGHPDFTRYIKCTNLDTLQFTTGTGIYTISSIDYTSNTIIVADPLMSTCSSMQNSGSFSLDKASPFTIRDENIFVLLGCSTTSPVFDSSEDLCDTGSGSRVCRGLYSCKGVSGIGLQRNAPISTCCVYDDSGAGFGSGYALDLPKLQCSSYTSVYEFGDEGDPTKWKFGISLQYNDSYYTRPCKDCEASAGLCGFASMDQSFACICRSGMNTTTNCFGQGSAWSGTMELKVQIKTIIGGLLLSWVLPSVRRR from the exons ATGCCGTCTACCTCAGAAACCTTGCTCCTCTCCACCGTCCTCCTCTTGCTAACTCCTCTCATTCACGCAGCCCCTTCCATCATCAACAAGACATGCCGTGACACATGCGGCACAATCCCGGTGAAGTTCCCATTCGGAACCGGATTCGGCTGCGGCCACCCGGACTTCACTAGGTATATCAAATGCACCAACTTGGACACTCTTCAGTTCACCACTGGAACCGGCATTTACACCATTTCCTCTATAGACTACACTAGCAACACTATCATAGTCGCCGACCCGCTAATGTCAACATGCTCCTCCATGCAAAACTCGGGTAGCTTCAGCTTGGACAAAGCCAGCCCTTTCACTATAAGAGATGAAAACATCTTTGTTCTTCTCGGCTGCTCCACCACCTCTCCTGTTTTTGATTCTAGTGAAGATCTGTGTGACACCGGCTCGGGTTCTCGGGTTTGTAGAGGGTTGTACTCCTGCAAAGGGGTGTCCGGTATAGGGTTGCAGCGGAATGCGCCGATATCTACTTGTTGTGTTTATGATGATTCTGGTGCAGGGTTTGGGTCAGGTTATGCTTTGGATCTTCCCAAGCTGCAATGCTCGTCTTATACATCGGTTTACGAGTTTGGAGACGAAGGGGATCCGACGAAATGGAAATTTGGGATTTCTTTGCAGTATAACGATTCTTACTATACTAGGCCCTGCAAAGATTGTGAGGCGAGTGCAGGGTTGTGTGGCTTTGCTTCTATGGATCAGTCTTTTGCTTGTATTTGCCGGAGTGGAATGAATACCACCACAAATTGCTTTGGTCAAG GGTCTGCTTGGAGTGGGACAATGGAGCTCAAAGTTCAAATTAAAACCATTATTGGAG GACTTTTGCTCTCATGGGTCTTACCATCTGTAAGGAGGAGATAG
- the LOC126792644 gene encoding proteinaceous RNase P 1, chloroplastic/mitochondrial yields MLHGGAAVAKTPPLFSFFIKIPLPLLSRTARRVFRPTPHYPKPQLTPIPAHTFSMTQRLHLCTMALPKNRPPSPAAPPMSNKARRRARRESPEAVLKHKLDMCSRDGLVVEALRLYDEARANGVALSLHHYNVMLYMCSCDGEDADVGLTRGFEIFRQMVEDEVVPNEATFTNAARLSAVAEDPEMAFSMVKQMKVFGILPKLRSYGPALFGFCKKGEAERAYEVDAHMVECGVAAEETEIAALLRISSEVGKGEKVYEMMQRLRSGVRQVGESTAEVVEEWFKSEAAARVGVEGWDVKKVREGVARGGGGWHGEGWLGSGEWKVERTQMDEAGTCSACGQKLVCIDIDPKETEDFALSVSKLANQRELRADFVQFQEWLQRHGPFDAIIDGANVGLSNQHQFSFFQLNNVVNQLQQMSPAKRLPLVILHQSRTNGGPAQIPKNKALLESWKKSRALYATPPGSNDDWYWLYAAVSCKGLLVTNDEMRDHLFQLLGTNFFPRWKEKHQVRLSVSRLGLSLHMPPPYSIVIQESEDGCWHVPTTTGDDIETPRQWLCASRARHTN; encoded by the exons ATGTTACACGGCGGAGCCGCCGTGGCAAAAACCCCGCcgctcttctccttcttcatcaAAATCCCACTCCCCTTACTCTCCCGCACTGCCCGCCGCGTTTTCCGGCCAACTCCCCACTACCCAAAACCCCAACTGACCCCAATCCCAGCCCACACTTTCTCCATGACCCAAAGACTCCACCTTTGCACCATGGCCCTCCCCAAAAACCGGCCGCCGTCACCGGCAGCGCCGCCGATGTCCAACAAGGCCCGGAGGAGAGCGCGGCGGGAGTCTCCGGAGGCGGTGCTGAAACACAAGCTGGACATGTGTTCCCGCGACGGCCTAGTCGTGGAGGCTCTGCGGCTCTACGACGAGGCCAGGGCCAATGGGGTCGCTCTCAGTCTTCATCATTACAATGTGATGCTCTACATGTGCTCCTGCGACGGTGAGGATGCTGACGTGGGGCTGACGAGAGGGTTTGAGATATTCCGGCAGATGGTGGAGGATGAGGTGGTGCCAAATGAGGCTACTTTCACCAATGCGGCGAGGCTGTCGGCGGTGGCGGAGGATCCGGAGATGGCGTTTAGTATGGTGAAGCAGATGAAGGTGTTTGGGATACTGCCGAAGCTGAGGTCGTATGGTCCTGCATTGTTTGGGTTTTGTAAGAAGGGGGAGGCGGAGAGGGCGTATGAGGTTGATGCACACATGGTGGAGTGTGGGGTAGCGGCGGAGGAGACGGAGATTGCGGCATTGTTGAGAATTAGCTCAGAGGTGGGGAAGGGGGAGAAGGTTTATGAGATGATGCAGAGGTTGAGGAGTGGGGTGAGGCAGGTTGGGGAGAGTACTGCTGAGGTGGTGGAGGAGTGGTTTAAGTCTGAAGCGGCTGCGAGAGTTGGGGTGGAGGGGTGGGATGTGAAGAAGGTGAGGGAAGGGGTGGCGAGAGGAGGTGGAGGGTGGCATGGGGAAGGGTGGTTAGGGAGTGGGGAATGGAAGGTGGAGAGGACTCAGATGGATGAAGCAGGGACGTGCTCTGCTTGTGGACAGAAGCTTGTGTGTATTGATATTGATCCGAAGGAGACTGAGGACTTTGCTTTGTCTGTGAGCAAGCTGGCTAACCAAAGGGAGCTCAGGGCCGATTTTGTTCAGTTCCAG GAGTGGCTTCAGCGACATGGTCCATTCGATGCTATAATAGACGGTGCCAATGTGGGTCTCAGCAATCAACATCAGTTCAGCTTTTTTCAG CTGAATAATGTTGTAAATCAATTACAACAAATGAGCCCAGCAAAGAGATTGCCACTTGTTATATTGCACCAAAGTCGTACAAATGGTGGCCCTGCTCAGATTCCTAAAAACAAGGCATTGCTAGAGAGTTGGAAAAAGTCCCGTGCACTTTATGCTACTCCACCCGGTTCAAATGATGATTG GTACTGGTTGTATGCTGCCGTCAGTTGTAAGGGTTTACTGGTGACAAATGATGAGATGAGAGACCACCTGTTCCAACTTCTCGGTACCAACTTTTTCCCAAGATGGAAGGAAAAACACCAG GTTCGGTTGTCTGTCTCAAGGCTTGGACTTAGCCTTCACATGCCGCCTCCTTACTCAATTGTAATCCAG GAGTCGGAGGACGGGTGTTGGCATGTCCCAACGACCACCGGTGATGACATTGAGACCCCAAGGCAGTGGTTGTGTGCCTCCAGAGCCCGCCATACAAACTAG
- the LOC126791574 gene encoding 40S ribosomal protein S20-1-like codes for MATAAYQVPVKPAKHGLEEHQKEPIRKIRITLSSTKVKNVEKVCSDLIQRAKEQKDSIKTKGPVRMPTKTLRITTRKAPCGEGTNTWDRFEMRIHKRVIDIFTTPGTVRKITKIDMLPGVEVEVTIGDI; via the exons atgGCTACGGCGGCGTATCAGGTACCAGTGAAGCCTGCAAAGCATGGTTTGGAGGAGCATCAAAAAGAACCGATTCGTAAGATTAGGATCACACTCTCCTCCACCAAAGTGAAGAACGTTGAGAAAG TATGCAGTGATCTAATACAGAGAGCCAAGGAACAAAAGGATTCTATCAAGACTAAGGGTCCAGTGCGCATGCCCACAAAGACTCTTCGCATCACTACTAGGAAGGCCCCTTGTGGAGAAG gaaCCAACACCTGGGATAGGTTCGAGATGCGTATTCATAAAAGAGTGATCGACATCTTCACCACTCCTGGGACAGTCAGGAAGATTACTAAAATTGACATGTTACCAGGCGTGGAAGTTGAAGTTACCATTGGCGACATCTGA
- the LOC126792642 gene encoding probable inactive purple acid phosphatase 1 isoform X2 — protein MKVLIVVAITLVLAAVQEVKSDGDQPLSKIAIHRAVSALHDDAYVKVSSEVLGVKGETSVWVNLLFFSPHPSNDDWIGVFSPANFSASTCPAENSWMTVPLLCTAPIKFQYANYSSPRYQDTGIGSLKLQLINQRSDFSFALFSGGLKNPKLVGVSSTVIFANPKAPLYPRLAQGKMWNEMTVTWTSGYALGEAAPFVEWGQKGGDLGRSPAGTLTFDRSTMCGAPARTVGWRDPGYIHTAFLKELWPNTVYTYKLGHKLVDGSYIFSKEYRFRASPYPGQNSPQSVVIFGDMGKDEEDGSNEYNNFQKGSLNTTKQLIQDLKNIDIVFHIGDLCYANGYLSQWDQFTAQVEPIASSVPYMVASGNHERDWPNSGSFYGTTDSGGECGVLAQTMFYVPAENREKFWYSTDYGMFRFCIADTEHDWREGTEQYKFIENCFATVDRQKQPWLIFLAHRVLGYSSASFYVAEGSFEEPMGRESLQKLWQKYKVDIAVYGHVHNYERTCPIYENICTSKEKQNYAGNLNGTIHVVAGSGGASLATFAPINTTWSIFKDHDYGFVKMTAFDHSNLLFEYKKSSNGKVYDSFRISKNYRDILACSVDSCPSTSLAS, from the exons ATGAAAGTTTTGATTGTGGTTGCAATCACATTGGTGCTTGCAGCAGTTCAAGAGGTGAAGTCTGATGGAGATCAGCCCCTGTCGAAAATCGCAATTCACAGGGCAGTGTCTGCTCTTCATGACGATGCTTATGTTAAAGTTTCCTCTGAGGTTCTTGGAGTGAAG GGTGAAACTTCAGTGTGGGTGAATCTGCTGTTCTTTTCTCCTCACCCTTCAAATGATGATTGGATTGGTGTATTTTCTCCTGCAAATTTCAG TGCTTCAACCTGCCCGGCAGAAAATTCTTGGATGACTGTTCCACTTTTATGTACTGCACCAATTAAG TTCCAGTATGCGAATTACTCTAGTCCAAGGTACCAAGATACAGGGATAGGCTCTTTGAAGTTACAGTTGATTAACCAGAGATCAGACTTCTCTTTTGCACTATTCTCCGGTGGATTGAAAAAT CCAAAGCTGGTGGGAGTCTCAAGTACAGTAATATTCGCTAATCCGAAAGCTCCACTTTATCCACGTTTAGCACAAGGGAAAATGTGGAATGAG ATGACTGTAACATGGACCAGTGGATATGCTCTAGGGGAAGCTGCACCTTTTGTTGAATGGGGTCAGAAAGGAGGAGACCTTGGGAGATCCCCAGCCGGGACTTTGACCTTCGATCGCAGCACAATGTGTG GTGCACCCGCAAGAACAGTAGGATGGCGAGATCCTGGATATATACACACTGCTTTTCTGAAGGAATTGTGGCCCAATACAGT GTATACCTACAAGCTTGGACACAAATTGGTAGATGGTTCATATATTTTCAGTAAAGAATACCGGTTCAGAGCCTCTCCTTATCCTGGCCAAAATTCTCCTCAAAGTGTTGTTATATTTGGTGACATGGGAAAG GATGAAGAGGATGGTTCCAATGAATACAACAATTTTCAGAAGGGGTCTCTCAATACTACTAAGCAGCTTATTCAAGACCTGAAGAACATTGATATTGTGTTCCATATTGGAGATCTATGTTATGCAAATGGTTACTTATCACAATGGGACCAATTTACTGCACAGGTTGAGCCAATAGCATCTTCTGTTCCGTACATGGTTGCAAG TGGAAATCACGAGCGTGACTGGCCGAATTCAGGTTCCTTCTATGGAACTACAGATTCAGGTGGGGAATGTGGCGTCTTAGCCCAGACCATGTTTTATGTTCCTGCTGAGAATAGGGAAAAATTCTG GTATTCAACTGACTATGGCATGTTCCGCTTCTGCATAGCCGACACAGAACATGATTGGAGAGAAGGAACAGAGCAGTACAAGTTCATTGAAAACTGCTTTGCAACAGTTGATAGACAAAAGCAACCATGGTTGATATTTCTTGCACATCGGGTACTGGGTTACTCTTCTGCGAGCTTTTATGTAGCTGAAGGATCATTTGAGGAACCAATGGGAAGGGAGAGCCTTCAGAAACTATGGCAGAAGTACAAGGTTGACATTGCCGTATATGGCCATGTGCACAATTATGAAAGGACGTGTCCCATTTACGAG AATATCTGCACTAGTAAGGAGAAGCAGAATTATGCAGGTAATCTAAATGGGACAATCCACGTGGTTGCCGGTAGTGGAGGAGCGAGCCTCGCAACTTTTGCTCCTATTAATACTACATGGAGTATCTTCAAGGATCATGATTATGGATTTGTCAAAATGACTGCATTTGATCACTCAAACCTTTTGTTTGAGTACAAGAAGAGCAGCAATGGAAAGGTTTACGACTCTTTCAGAATATCCAAGAATTACAGAGACATCTTGGCCTGCAGTGTTGATAGTTGCCCAAGTACATCACTGGCATCTTAA